Proteins encoded in a region of the Trypanosoma brucei gambiense DAL972 chromosome 4, complete sequence genome:
- a CDS encoding tRNA-dihydrouridine synthase 4, putative gives MSGVEPEPRARTDLASMLKEAQSAILRLVKEAPELRDATIEPSQYEWACQRMEKAYGSILKIQAPMVRCSRPAFRKLCRLWGTDISYTHMIMADSFACSEAARQAEFSIYSGETRLITQLASSSGPTAATAAAIVAPWCDAIDLNCGCPQRRVMADGLGAALLRNPEVVADTVRCVRNALEGGVELPCVVKMRVKDDVRLSVDFARQCEAAGAAWITVHGRTPNCSAHAPVRFDAINTIREALGVPVVANGGVRDPSTALQAALTAGVGGVMSGMGLLANPACFYVPGADEKFHFEPQHIAYGTGSCPWESGSEVREEHIDARKRCLSTGHSGGERDAKTVWPKGFSHCPLEVLSDFIRLSCVTDLGSKATSMHLLKMGCNYLSPVERTFIAEMHSSFSVIAAFQQLGLYVREGRFQVE, from the coding sequence ATGAGTGGCGTGGAACCCGAACCACGGGCCCGCACGGATTTGGCCTCTATGCTGAAGGAGGCGCAGTCGGCCATACTCCGTCTCGTCAAGGAGGCACCAGAGCTACGCGACGCAACCATAGAGCCATCGCAATATGAATGGGCTTGTCAGCGCATGGAAAAGGCGTACGGTAGTATCTTAAAGATTCAGGCGCCGATGGTGCGTTGCAGCCGTCCTGCATTCCGCAAGCTCTGTAGGTTGTGGGGAACGGATATCAGCTACACGCACATGATCATGGCGGATAGTTTCGCTTGTTCGGAGGCTGCGCGTCAGGCCGAGTTCTCCATTTATTCCGGTGAAACTCGCCTCATCACACAGCTTGCATCTTCCAGCGGACCCACGGCTGCAACGGCGGCGGCCATAGTGGCCCCTTGGTGCGACGCCATTGATCTCAACTGTGGTTGTCCGCAACGACGTGTTATGGCGGATGGGCTCGGTGCAGCACTTCTGAGAAACCCGGAAGTTGTGGCAGATACCGTAAGATGCGTAAGAAACGCGCTTGAGGGCGGTGTGGAGTTGCCGTGCGTGGTGAAAATGCGGGTGAAGGACGATGTGCGACTTAGCGTCGACTTCGCGCGGCAGTGTGAGGCGGCCGGTGCGGCATGGATTACTGTCCACGGGCGGACCCCAAATTGCAGTGCACACGCACCCGTCAGATTTGACGCAATCAACACGATTCGTGAAGCACTTGGCGTCCCTGTTGTTGCAAATGGTGGCGTGCGAGATCCGAGCACGGCGCTTCAGGCTGCCTTAACAGCTGGTGTAGGCGGAGTGATGAGCGGAATGGGACTGCTGGCGAATCCTGCGTGCTTTTACGTGCCTGGGGCTGACGAAAAGTTCCACTTTGAGCCGCAGCACATCGCGTACGGAACAGGGTCGTGCCCTTGGGAAAGTGGTTCTGAAGTGAGGGAGGAACACATTGACGCGCGAAAGAGATGCTTGTCCACAGGACACTCTGGTGGTGAGAGAGATGCAAAAACCGTATGGCCGAAAGGGTTCTCTCACTGTCCTCTAGAAGTTTTGTCAGACTTCATTCGTCTGAGTTGCGTTACTGACCTCGGGTCTAAGGCAACCTCGATGCATCTGCTGAAGATGGGCTGCAATTATTTGAGTCCTGTGGAACGAACCTTCATTGCAGAAATgcactcctccttctccgtTATAGCGGCTTTCCAGCAGTTGGGTCTTTACGTGCGGGAGGGAAGGTTTCAGGTGGAATAA
- a CDS encoding T. brucei spp.-specific protein, with protein MTTQTGGKNHPSVFFFRLPVRLRLLPWSNDDMNHSHWVTTGRNLHLHTQRCLLTAVMHENYNTNQKKMTGIARTCSSACRHGSNNEKKNTSTL; from the coding sequence ATGACAACACAaacggggggaaaaaatcatccctctgtctttttttttcggctaCCTGTGCGTCTCAGACTGTTGCCATGGTCAAACGATGACATGAATCACTCTCACTGGGTCACCACGGGAAGAAACTTACATTTACACACACAGAGATGCTTACTAACCGCTGTCATGCACGAAAACTACAACacaaaccaaaagaaaatgacggGCATCGCGCGTACGTGTTCTTCGGCGTGTCGGCATGGaagtaataatgaaaaaaaaaacacgtcCACCCTTtga